The Flavobacterium sp. N2270 genome contains the following window.
CGTTCCTGTATTAGAGAAAACTAAATTGGAAATTATCCCAACAGGCTATTTGTTAATTGAAAGTGGAATAGAGACAGCTGTTGAACGTGTAAGTAATACCAAACCATTAGATCGAAATAATATTAATTACGTTTGTCAAACCGCTAAAGCAGGTGAATTATTAGGTAATAAATTAATCTATTTAGAAGCAGGAAGCGGAGCAAAACTAGCTGTGTCTTTAGAAATGATTGAACAGGTTGCTCAATCAATTCAAATTCCGTTAATTGTTGGTGGTGGAATTCGTTCTAAAAAAGAAATTAATGATGCTTTTAATGCTGGAGCAGATATGGTAGTAATTGGAACTGCTTTTGAAAACGATAATACTTTTTTTGAATTATGTTAGAGTTTTTGTTTTCTCAATACAGCGATTATGCTACTGTTGATATTTTCTTAGAGATTATTGCGGTATTGTTTGGTTTAATTAGTGTGTTCTATGCTAAGAGCAATAATGTTTTA
Protein-coding sequences here:
- a CDS encoding geranylgeranylglyceryl/heptaprenylglyceryl phosphate synthase, coding for MKELYTNIVQAKNENSKLLAILLDPEKLLISDVKNLCKKINESPATHIFIGGSTYNGNHLDGLIKEIKQCVDLPLFLFPGDYKQISAEADAILFLSLLSGRNADYLIEHQVNAVPVLEKTKLEIIPTGYLLIESGIETAVERVSNTKPLDRNNINYVCQTAKAGELLGNKLIYLEAGSGAKLAVSLEMIEQVAQSIQIPLIVGGGIRSKKEINDAFNAGADMVVIGTAFENDNTFFELC